In Crinalium epipsammum PCC 9333, the following are encoded in one genomic region:
- a CDS encoding GAF domain-containing protein, producing the protein MTKHSEPQPNKNKAETNGRLNGRKNGANHLPPPPPPFKPLTSTEELHTEIIEPRTNNGYSNGVAPIEVRETQEQDAPKPALKLGSTFSRQLLTTILPVLLAPIAIAGIATWGITQHQATQRADSKLKQDALLSSYLAGNLVDNGVKATSSLAENPFIINAVRPTAQVAPANPLNATTATKAPQLNPGLSSYLQQTAKNQNFSQLLFTDKNGSNIAAATAVGNPVQSSQEWWQKAKSEGKWISKPKLDQNKQPVVEISNAIRDPLSGQFIGVIKSVMPTANFNSLALPLEQVGLTASEKIQIIAPQSKSVISTITSSGSVAQQELLGGEPILQKATALLEELKAQKSSFTGNKQASYVAKRPQLQGLTIIPFVHQEGQLSLSTSFNQDGRKYTLAAVPGADLVSVSSIDLSEITPAGNEQGLIFLFMFLTLGVIGTGIAVTLARRWSKPLKELTSKSEQVAAGNWDAYVEPRGSAETKTLALSFNNLVRQVKELLNKQEAEAKAAELFADIASKARESLDINEIFEKAVVGTQQLLNAERVSVYRFNSDWSGEIVYEAAAPGVPDCLNMTVADSYFMDTEKGVERYRNGRVFVIDDIYKTNLTPCHREVYERLKIRSIVITPIVGGDKLLGLLCTQQYSSPRTWQQSEVNFCTQLATQVGLALDRISYFEQKETEAIKQEVEAKAAQLFAEIANSARQAVDIEPLFEKAVQGTQHLLNAERVSVYRFNSDWSGEIVAEAAAPGVPDCLNMIVADSYFMDTEQGVERYRNGRVFVIDDIYKSNLTPCHREVYERLKIRSIVITPIVGGDKLLGLLCTQQYSSPRTWLPSEVNFCSQLATQVGLVLDRISYFEQKEADGKQQEVEAKQAQLFAEIANSARRDEDIEPLFEKAVQGTQQLLNAERVSVYRFNSDWSGEIVAEAAAPGVPDCLNMIVADSYFMDTEQGVERYRNGRVFVIDDIYKSNLTPCHREVYERLKIRSIVITPIVGGDKLLGLLCTQQYSSPRTWQQSEINFCTQLATQVGLVLDRISYFEQKETEAIKQEVEAKAAQLFAEIANSARQAVDIEPLFEKAVQGTQHLLNAERVSVYRFNSDWSGEIVSEAAAPGVPDCLNMVVADSYFMDTEQGVERYRNGRVFVIDDIYKTNLTPCHREVYERLKIRSIVITPIVGGDKLLGLLCTQQYSSPRTWLPSEVNFCSQLATQVGLALDRISYFEQKEADATKQESEAKAAQLFAEIANSARRDEDIEPLFEKAVVGTQQLLNAERVSVYRFNSDWSGEIVAEAAAPGVPDCLNMIVADSYFMDTEQGVERYRNGRVFVIDDIYKSNLTPCHREVYERLKIRSIVITPIVGGDKLLGLLCTQQYSSPRTWLPSEVNFCSQLATQVGLVLDRISYFEQKEAEATKQESEAKAAQLFAEIANSARRDEDIEPLFEKAVVGTQQLLNAERVSVYRFNSDWSGEIVAEAAAPGVPDCLNMIVADSYFMDTEQGVERYRNGRVFVIDDIYKSNLTPCHREVYERLKIRSIVITPIVGGDKLLGLLCTQQYSSPRTWQQSEVNFCTQLATQVGLALDRISYFEQKEADATKQEVEAKAAQLFAEIANSARRDEDIEPLFEKAVVGTQQLLNAERVSVYRFNQDWSGEIVAEAAAPGVPDCLNMIVADSYFMDTEQGVERYRNGRVFVIDDIYKSNLTPCHREVYERLKIRSIVITPIVGGDKLLGLLCTQQYSSPRTWQQSEVNFCTQLATQVGLALDRISYFEQKEADATKQEAEAKAAQLFAEIANSARRDEDIEPLFEKAVVGTQQLLNAERVSVYRFNSDWSGEIVSEAAAPGVPDCLNMIVADSYFMDTEQGVERYRNGRVFVIDDIYKSNLTPCHREVYERLKIRSIVITPIVGGDKLLGLLCTQQYSSPRTWLPSEVNFCSQLATQVGLALDRISYFEQKEAEVKQQKAEAKRSQLFVEIANSARESLDVQAVFEKAVQGTQQLVDAERVSLYRFNPDWSGEIIAEAAAPGVPDCLNMVVADTYFMDTEQGVERYRNGRVFVIDDIYKSNLTPCHREVYERLKIRSIVITPIVGGDKLLGLLCTQQYSSPRVWQSSEIDLCTQLATQVGLALDRISFLEQKEAETKRAQLFAEIATSARESLDIQDVFEKAVQGTQQLVNAERVFLYRFNPDWSGNVVAEAVLPGLPSFLNLKVADTYFTESDEGVELYRNGRVFVINDIYQANLTPCHLELYERLRLRANVITPIVSGDKLLGLLCTQQCSTPRNWQKSEVDLCTQLATQVGLALDRISYLEQKEAEAKRAQLLSDVTLRLRESLKLDDILNTAVSEMRKAFNTDRVIVYRFDSNWEGVVIAESVAPGWMPTLGVRLLDTCLKETQGGSYNKGRVRAIEDIQQAGLNKCHVEMLERFQVMANLVVPIMVDNQLFGLMIAHHCSETRTWPKAEIDLFTQLATQVGLALNQATLVEQIQTLLAAQEVATQQQTQNAEQQRLAREALQKRALELLIEVDPVSKGDLTIRANVTEDEIGTIADSYNATITSLRKIVSQVQTATKQVAATTSSNEVAVQELSAEALRQAEEIVGALDRIEEMSISIRAVAKNAEQAEAAVQQATEIVKEGDDAMNRTVDGILAIRETVAETSKKVKRLGESSQKISKVVNLIGTFAAQTNLLALNASIEAARAGEEGRGFAVVADEVRSLARQSAAATAEIEKLVAGIQAETNEVVAAMESGTEQVVTGTKLVDEARSSLNKITAASSHISALVEAIAQAAAVQTKASEEVTHTMSNVAAIANKTSTGATDVSASFKELLTLAQELQANVGQFKVN; encoded by the coding sequence ATGACTAAGCATTCTGAGCCTCAACCAAATAAAAATAAAGCTGAAACTAACGGTCGTTTAAATGGTAGAAAAAATGGTGCTAACCATTTACCGCCACCACCACCTCCATTTAAACCACTAACATCTACCGAAGAATTGCACACTGAGATCATTGAGCCGCGTACAAACAATGGTTACAGTAATGGCGTAGCGCCAATAGAAGTCAGGGAAACACAAGAGCAAGATGCTCCAAAACCAGCCTTAAAACTTGGTTCAACATTCAGCCGCCAACTGTTGACCACTATTTTACCTGTCTTACTTGCTCCAATTGCGATCGCCGGAATAGCCACTTGGGGTATTACTCAACATCAAGCAACTCAACGTGCTGACTCAAAATTAAAACAAGACGCATTGCTGTCTTCATATTTGGCGGGTAATTTAGTTGATAATGGCGTTAAAGCTACATCATCTTTAGCAGAAAATCCCTTCATTATTAATGCCGTTCGCCCAACTGCTCAAGTAGCACCAGCCAACCCCTTAAACGCAACTACAGCTACAAAAGCACCACAGCTTAATCCCGGATTAAGTTCTTATTTGCAACAAACCGCCAAAAATCAAAATTTTTCTCAATTATTATTCACAGATAAAAACGGTTCAAATATTGCTGCCGCTACAGCAGTTGGAAACCCTGTTCAAAGTAGCCAAGAATGGTGGCAAAAAGCCAAGAGCGAAGGCAAGTGGATTAGTAAACCTAAACTAGATCAAAATAAACAACCTGTTGTTGAGATCAGTAATGCTATTAGAGATCCACTTTCAGGGCAATTTATTGGTGTAATTAAATCCGTAATGCCCACCGCTAACTTTAACAGTTTGGCATTACCTTTAGAACAAGTTGGATTAACTGCATCAGAAAAAATTCAAATTATTGCTCCTCAAAGCAAAAGTGTAATTAGTACTATCACTTCCAGTGGTTCAGTAGCTCAACAAGAACTGCTAGGAGGCGAACCAATTTTACAAAAGGCAACCGCTCTTTTAGAAGAACTTAAAGCACAAAAAAGTTCTTTTACAGGAAATAAGCAAGCCAGCTACGTTGCCAAAAGACCTCAGCTTCAAGGGCTTACTATTATTCCCTTTGTTCACCAAGAAGGACAACTATCTCTTAGTACATCGTTTAACCAAGATGGTAGAAAGTATACCCTAGCTGCCGTTCCTGGTGCAGATTTAGTTAGTGTTAGTTCAATTGATCTTTCCGAAATTACACCAGCAGGTAATGAGCAAGGATTAATTTTCCTCTTCATGTTTCTGACATTAGGAGTAATTGGTACAGGCATTGCTGTCACATTAGCTCGTCGCTGGTCTAAACCTTTAAAAGAATTAACCAGTAAATCAGAACAGGTAGCAGCAGGAAATTGGGATGCCTACGTTGAACCTCGTGGTAGTGCTGAAACCAAAACCTTAGCCCTCAGTTTTAATAACCTGGTAAGACAGGTTAAAGAATTATTAAACAAGCAAGAAGCGGAAGCCAAAGCAGCAGAATTATTTGCAGATATTGCCAGTAAAGCGCGTGAATCTCTAGATATCAACGAGATATTTGAAAAAGCAGTAGTAGGAACACAACAGTTACTCAACGCCGAACGAGTAAGCGTGTATCGCTTTAACAGTGATTGGAGTGGCGAAATTGTTTACGAAGCCGCAGCCCCTGGAGTACCAGATTGTCTAAACATGACAGTAGCAGACAGCTACTTCATGGACACAGAGAAAGGTGTAGAACGTTATCGCAACGGTCGGGTATTTGTAATAGATGACATCTACAAAACCAACCTCACACCATGTCACCGAGAAGTATATGAGCGTTTAAAGATTCGCTCGATTGTAATTACCCCAATTGTGGGGGGTGATAAATTACTGGGATTATTGTGTACACAGCAATACTCTAGCCCCAGAACATGGCAGCAGTCGGAAGTAAATTTCTGTACTCAGTTAGCGACGCAAGTAGGTTTGGCATTAGACCGTATTAGCTACTTCGAGCAAAAAGAAACTGAAGCTATAAAGCAAGAAGTTGAAGCCAAAGCAGCACAGCTATTTGCCGAAATCGCTAACAGCGCTCGTCAAGCGGTCGATATCGAACCCCTGTTTGAAAAAGCAGTGCAAGGAACACAACACCTACTCAACGCTGAACGAGTAAGCGTGTATCGCTTTAACAGTGATTGGAGTGGCGAAATTGTTGCAGAAGCTGCCGCCCCAGGCGTACCAGATTGCTTGAACATGATAGTAGCAGACAGCTACTTCATGGATACAGAACAAGGCGTAGAACGTTATCGTAATGGTCGGGTATTTGTAATTGATGACATCTACAAGAGCAACCTTACACCATGTCACCGAGAAGTATATGAGCGTTTAAAGATTCGCTCGATTGTAATTACACCTATTGTGGGTGGTGACAAACTCTTAGGTCTGTTGTGTACACAGCAATACTCTAGTCCTAGAACATGGCTGCCCTCAGAAGTGAATTTCTGTAGTCAGTTAGCTACGCAAGTAGGTTTGGTGTTAGACCGTATTAGCTACTTCGAGCAAAAAGAAGCTGATGGCAAACAGCAAGAAGTTGAAGCAAAGCAAGCACAGTTATTTGCCGAAATCGCTAACAGCGCCCGTCGCGACGAAGACATTGAACCCCTGTTTGAAAAAGCAGTGCAAGGAACACAACAATTACTCAATGCTGAACGAGTAAGCGTGTATCGCTTTAACAGTGATTGGAGTGGCGAAATTGTTGCAGAAGCCGCCGCCCCAGGCGTACCAGATTGCTTGAACATGATAGTAGCAGACAGCTACTTCATGGATACTGAGCAAGGTGTAGAACGTTATCGTAATGGTCGGGTATTTGTAATAGATGATATTTACAAAAGCAACCTTACACCATGTCACCGAGAAGTATATGAGCGTTTAAAGATTCGCTCAATTGTGATTACCCCAATTGTGGGGGGTGATAAATTACTGGGATTATTGTGTACACAGCAATACTCCAGCCCCAGAACATGGCAGCAGTCAGAAATAAATTTCTGTACTCAGTTAGCTACGCAAGTAGGTTTGGTGTTAGACCGTATTAGCTACTTCGAGCAAAAAGAAACTGAAGCTATAAAGCAAGAAGTTGAAGCCAAAGCAGCACAGCTATTTGCCGAAATCGCTAACAGCGCTCGTCAAGCGGTCGATATCGAACCCCTGTTTGAAAAAGCAGTGCAAGGAACACAACACCTACTCAACGCTGAACGAGTAAGCGTGTATCGCTTTAACAGTGATTGGAGTGGTGAAATTGTTTCCGAAGCCGCAGCCCCAGGAGTACCAGATTGCTTGAACATGGTAGTAGCGGACAGCTACTTCATGGACACAGAACAAGGTGTAGAACGTTATCGTAATGGTCGGGTATTTGTAATAGATGACATCTACAAAACCAACCTCACACCGTGTCACCGAGAAGTATATGAGCGTTTAAAGATTCGCTCGATTGTAATTACACCTATTGTGGGTGGTGACAAACTCTTAGGTCTGTTGTGTACACAGCAATATTCTAGTCCCCGAACATGGCTGCCCTCAGAAGTGAATTTCTGTAGCCAGTTAGCTACGCAAGTAGGTTTGGCTCTTGACCGTATTAGCTACTTTGAGCAAAAAGAAGCTGATGCTACAAAGCAAGAATCCGAAGCCAAAGCAGCACAGCTATTTGCCGAAATCGCTAACAGCGCCCGTCGCGATGAAGACATTGAACCACTGTTTGAAAAAGCAGTAGTAGGAACACAACAATTACTCAACGCTGAACGAGTAAGCGTGTATCGCTTTAACAGTGATTGGAGTGGCGAAATTGTTGCAGAAGCTGCCGCCCCAGGCGTACCAGATTGCTTGAACATGATAGTAGCAGACAGTTACTTCATGGACACTGAGCAAGGTGTAGAACGTTATCGTAATGGTCGGGTATTTGTAATAGATGATATTTACAAAAGCAACCTTACACCATGTCACCGAGAAGTATATGAGCGTTTAAAGATTCGCTCGATTGTAATTACACCTATTGTGGGTGGTGACAAACTCTTAGGTCTGTTGTGTACACAGCAATACTCTAGTCCTAGAACATGGCTGCCCTCAGAAGTGAACTTCTGTAGTCAGTTAGCTACGCAAGTAGGTTTGGTGTTAGACCGTATTAGCTACTTCGAGCAAAAAGAAGCTGAAGCTACAAAGCAAGAATCCGAAGCCAAAGCAGCACAGCTATTTGCCGAAATCGCTAACAGCGCTCGTCGCGATGAAGACATTGAACCACTGTTTGAAAAAGCAGTAGTAGGAACACAACAATTACTCAACGCTGAACGAGTAAGCGTGTATCGCTTTAACAGTGATTGGAGTGGCGAAATTGTTGCAGAAGCTGCCGCCCCAGGCGTACCAGATTGCTTGAACATGATAGTAGCAGACAGTTACTTCATGGATACAGAACAAGGTGTAGAACGTTATCGTAATGGTCGGGTATTTGTAATTGATGACATCTACAAGAGCAACCTTACACCATGTCACCGAGAAGTATATGAGCGTTTAAAGATTCGCTCGATTGTAATTACACCTATTGTGGGTGGTGACAAACTCTTAGGTCTGTTGTGTACACAGCAATACTCTAGTCCCAGAACATGGCAGCAGTCGGAAGTAAATTTCTGTACCCAGTTAGCGACGCAAGTAGGTTTGGCATTAGACCGTATTAGCTACTTTGAGCAAAAAGAAGCTGATGCTACAAAGCAAGAAGTTGAAGCCAAAGCAGCACAGTTATTTGCTGAAATCGCTAACAGCGCCCGTCGCGATGAAGACATTGAACCACTGTTTGAAAAAGCAGTAGTAGGAACACAACAATTACTCAATGCCGAACGAGTAAGTGTGTACCGATTCAATCAAGACTGGAGTGGCGAAATTGTTGCAGAAGCCGCAGCCCCAGGAGTGCCAGATTGCTTGAACATGATAGTAGCAGATAGCTACTTTATGGATACTGAGCAAGGTGTAGAACGTTATCGCAACGGTCGGGTATTTGTCATAGATGACATCTACAAAAGCAACCTCACACCATGTCACCGAGAAGTATATGAGCGTTTAAAGATTCGCTCAATTGTAATTACACCTATTGTGGGTGGTGATAAATTACTGGGATTATTGTGTACACAGCAATACTCCAGCCCCAGAACATGGCAGCAGTCGGAAGTAAATTTCTGTACTCAGTTAGCTACGCAAGTAGGTTTAGCGTTAGACCGTATTAGCTACTTTGAGCAAAAAGAAGCTGATGCTACCAAGCAAGAAGCCGAAGCCAAAGCAGCACAACTGTTTGCTGAAATAGCTAACAGCGCCCGTCGCGACGAAGACATTGAACCACTGTTTGAAAAAGCAGTAGTAGGAACACAACAATTACTCAACGCTGAACGAGTAAGCGTGTATCGCTTTAACAGTGATTGGAGTGGTGAAATTGTTTCCGAAGCCGCAGCCCCAGGCGTACCAGATTGCTTGAACATGATAGTAGCAGACAGCTACTTCATGGACACAGAACAAGGTGTAGAACGTTATCGTAATGGTCGGGTATTTGTAATTGATGACATCTACAAGAGCAACCTTACACCATGTCACCGAGAAGTATATGAGCGTTTAAAGATTCGCTCGATTGTAATTACACCTATTGTGGGTGGTGACAAACTCTTAGGTCTGTTGTGTACACAGCAATACTCTAGTCCTAGAACATGGCTGCCCTCAGAAGTGAATTTCTGTAGTCAGTTAGCGACGCAAGTAGGTTTGGCATTAGACCGTATTAGCTACTTCGAGCAAAAAGAAGCTGAGGTAAAACAACAAAAAGCAGAGGCGAAGCGATCGCAACTGTTTGTAGAAATTGCTAACAGCGCCCGTGAATCTCTTGATGTTCAAGCAGTATTCGAGAAAGCTGTACAAGGTACACAACAGTTAGTAGATGCAGAACGGGTTTCTTTATACCGCTTTAATCCAGACTGGAGTGGGGAAATTATTGCAGAAGCCGCAGCCCCAGGAGTACCAGACTGTCTGAACATGGTAGTAGCTGATACCTACTTCATGGACACCGAACAAGGCGTAGAACGTTATCGCAACGGTCGGGTATTTGTAATAGATGACATTTACAAGAGCAACCTGACACCTTGTCACCGTGAAGTGTATGAGCGCTTAAAGATTCGCTCGATAGTAATTACTCCCATTGTCGGCGGTGATAAATTGCTGGGATTACTATGTACACAACAGTACTCCAGCCCCCGTGTGTGGCAATCATCGGAAATTGATTTGTGTACACAACTGGCAACTCAAGTTGGGTTGGCTCTTGACCGGATTAGTTTCTTAGAACAAAAAGAAGCTGAAACCAAACGCGCACAACTGTTTGCTGAAATTGCTACTAGCGCCCGTGAATCACTTGATATTCAGGATGTGTTTGAGAAAGCTGTGCAAGGGACGCAACAACTGGTTAACGCAGAACGGGTATTCTTATATCGGTTTAACCCAGATTGGAGTGGTAATGTCGTTGCTGAAGCAGTGTTACCAGGTTTACCTTCATTCTTGAACCTTAAGGTGGCAGATACTTACTTCACTGAATCAGATGAAGGAGTAGAACTGTACCGCAATGGGCGTGTGTTTGTCATTAATGACATTTATCAAGCTAATCTCACCCCTTGTCACTTGGAGTTGTATGAACGCTTAAGACTGCGTGCTAATGTGATCACCCCAATTGTTAGTGGTGACAAACTCTTAGGCTTATTGTGTACGCAGCAATGTTCAACACCTCGGAATTGGCAAAAGTCTGAAGTTGATTTGTGTACTCAGTTAGCCACCCAAGTCGGTTTGGCTCTTGACCGCATTAGCTATTTAGAACAAAAAGAAGCCGAAGCAAAACGCGCTCAACTACTGTCTGATGTTACTTTGCGTCTGCGCGAATCTCTCAAACTCGATGACATCCTCAATACGGCTGTTTCAGAAATGCGTAAAGCATTTAATACGGATCGTGTAATTGTTTATCGCTTTGATAGTAACTGGGAGGGCGTTGTCATCGCAGAATCTGTAGCGCCAGGTTGGATGCCAACGCTAGGGGTAAGACTACTTGATACCTGTTTGAAAGAAACACAAGGCGGTAGCTACAACAAAGGTCGTGTACGTGCTATTGAAGATATTCAGCAAGCGGGTTTGAACAAATGCCATGTGGAGATGCTGGAGCGTTTCCAAGTTATGGCAAACTTAGTTGTGCCGATTATGGTAGACAATCAGTTATTCGGGTTGATGATTGCTCATCACTGCTCAGAAACTCGCACTTGGCCCAAGGCTGAAATTGATTTGTTCACGCAGTTGGCAACCCAAGTCGGTTTGGCTCTCAACCAAGCTACTTTGGTGGAACAAATTCAAACTCTACTTGCTGCTCAAGAAGTAGCTACTCAGCAACAAACCCAGAATGCTGAACAACAACGGTTAGCTAGGGAGGCTCTCCAAAAACGGGCGCTAGAACTGCTAATAGAAGTTGATCCAGTTAGTAAAGGTGATCTGACGATTCGCGCAAATGTGACTGAAGATGAAATCGGTACAATTGCAGACTCGTACAATGCCACCATTACCAGCTTGCGGAAGATTGTATCTCAGGTGCAGACCGCAACTAAACAAGTAGCAGCAACTACTAGCAGTAACGAAGTTGCCGTTCAAGAGCTATCAGCAGAAGCTTTACGCCAAGCTGAAGAAATTGTCGGTGCTTTGGATCGGATTGAGGAAATGTCTATCTCGATTCGCGCTGTGGCTAAGAATGCTGAACAAGCGGAAGCGGCGGTACAGCAAGCTACGGAAATTGTGAAGGAAGGCGACGACGCGATGAACCGGACTGTAGATGGGATTCTAGCAATCCGCGAAACGGTAGCAGAAACCTCTAAAAAAGTCAAGCGGTTGGGTGAATCTTCACAAAAGATTTCTAAAGTTGTGAACTTGATTGGCACATTTGCGGCTCAAACTAACTTGTTAGCACTGAATGCTTCAATTGAGGCGGCGCGTGCAGGTGAAGAAGGGCGTGGTTTCGCGGTGGTTGCGGATGAAGTGCGATCGCTTGCTCGTCAATCAGCAGCAGCAACGGCAGAAATCGAGAAGCTGGTAGCAGGTATCCAAGCAGAAACTAATGAAGTAGTTGCAGCAATGGAATCTGGTACTGAGCAAGTAGTCACTGGTACAAAGCTAGTAGATGAAGCACGGTCTAGCTTGAATAAAATCACTGCTGCTAGTTCGCACATCAGCGCCTTAGTAGAAGCGATCGCTCAAGCCGCCGCAGTTCAAACTAAAGCTTCTGAAGAAGTAACTCATACTATGAGTAATGTTGCAGCTATCGCCAACAAAACCTCAACAGGAGCAACTGACGTATCAGCATCCTTTAAAGAATTACTAACTTTAGCCCAAGAATTGCAAGCTAACGTCGGTCAATTCAAAGTTAACTAA